A single Mustela lutreola isolate mMusLut2 chromosome X, mMusLut2.pri, whole genome shotgun sequence DNA region contains:
- the BGN gene encoding biglycan — protein sequence MPTMLPLWLLASLLAVSQTLPFEQKGFWDFTLDDGLPMLNDEEASGAETTSGVPDLDSLTPTFSAMCPFGCHCHLRVVQCSDLGLKAVPKEISPDTTLLDLQNNDISELRRDDFKGLQHLYALVLVNNKISKIHEKAFGPLRKLQKLYISKNHLVEIPPNLPSSLVELRIHDNRIRKVPKGVFSGLRHMNCIEMGGNPLENSGFEPGAFDGLKLNYLRISEAKLTGIPKDLPETLNELHLDHNRIQAIELEDLLRYSKLYRLGLGHNQIRMIENGSLSFLPTLRELHLDNNKLSKVPSGLPDLKLLQVVYLHTNNITKVGVNDFCPVGFGVKRAYYNGISLFNNPVPYWEVQPATFRCVTDRLAIQFGNYKK from the exons ATGCCCACCATGCTGCCCCTGTGGCTCCTGGCATCCTTGCTGGCCGTGAGCCAGACCCTGCCCTTCGAGCAGAAGGGTTTCTGGGACTTCACCCTGGATGATGGGCTGCCCATGCTGAATGATGAGGAGGCTTCAGGTGCTGAGACCACGTCAGGGGTCCCGGACCTGGACTCCCTCACGCCCACCTTCAGCGCCATGTGTCCCTTCGGCTGCCACTGCCACCTGCGGGTTGTTCAGTGCTCTGACCTGG GTCTGAAGGCTGTGCCCAAGGAGATCTCACCCGACACGACGCTGCTGGACCTGCAGAACAATGACATCTCCGAACTTCGCAGGGATGATTTCAAAGGCCTCCAGCACCTCTAT GCTCTCGTCCTGGTGAACAACAAGATCTCCAAGATCCACGAGAAGGCCTTCGGCCCCCTGCGGAAGCTGCAGAAGCTCTACATCTCCAAGAACCACCTGGTGGAGATCCCTCCCAACCTGCCCAGCTCCCTGGTGGAGCTCCGGATCCATGACAACCGCATCCGCAAGGTTCCCAAGGGCGTGTTCAGCGGGCTGCGCCACATGAACTGCATAG AGATGGGCGGGAACCCCCTGGAAAACAGTGGCTTTGAGCCCGGAGCCTTCGATGGTCTAAAACTCAACTATCTTCGCATCTCTGAGGCCAAGCTCACCGGCATCCCCAAAG ACCTCCCCGAGACCCTGAATGAGCTGCATCTGGACCACAACAGAATCCAGGCCATCGAGTTGGAGGATCTGCTCCGATACTCCAAGCTGTACAG GTTGGGCCTGGGCCACAACCAGATCCGCATGATCGAGAACGGCAGCCTAAGCTTCCTGCCCACCCTGCGGGAGCTGCACTTGGACAACAACAAGCTGTCCAAGGTGCCCTCTGGCCTTCCGGACCTCAAGCTCCTCCAG GTGGTCTATCTGCACACCAACAACATCACCAAGGTGGGCGTCAATGACTTCTGCCCCGTGGGCTTCGGAGTCAAGCGGGCCTACTACAATGGCATCAGCCTCTTCAATAACCCTGTGCCCTACTGGGAGGTGCAGCCGGCCACTTTCCGCTGCGTCACTGACCGCCTGGCCATCCAGTTCGGCAACTACAAAAAGTAG